The following proteins are co-located in the Dyadobacter chenwenxiniae genome:
- the rlmB gene encoding 23S rRNA (guanosine(2251)-2'-O)-methyltransferase RlmB → MEKRQYTVRKPAPRQSQADMVFGTQSVLETLRSGKEIERLFIQREFGLAEIEKLAKELGVPFQRVPVEKLNRVTRKNHQGVIAFVSPIQYMPLHNVLTQVYEEGKTPLLLLLDRITDVRNFGAIARTAECAGVQALIVPTKGGAQINADAMKTSSGALNFLPVCREPNLYETLQYLRNSGLQIIACTEKTEKSLYEIDFSIPTVIIMGSEEDGISKEFIQLADSGARIPLNGQVESLNVSVASSIVLYEAVRQRTKI, encoded by the coding sequence ATGGAGAAACGGCAGTATACGGTAAGAAAACCCGCCCCAAGACAGTCCCAGGCCGACATGGTTTTTGGTACGCAGTCTGTACTTGAAACCCTTCGTTCGGGAAAAGAAATAGAACGATTATTCATTCAGAGAGAATTCGGACTTGCTGAAATTGAGAAACTTGCAAAGGAATTGGGCGTTCCTTTTCAGCGCGTGCCGGTTGAAAAACTCAACCGTGTAACCCGAAAAAATCACCAAGGCGTTATCGCTTTCGTCTCCCCGATCCAGTATATGCCCCTTCACAACGTGCTTACGCAGGTTTATGAAGAAGGCAAGACGCCATTGTTGCTGCTTCTAGACAGGATCACTGACGTCAGAAACTTCGGAGCGATTGCCAGAACGGCAGAATGTGCCGGTGTTCAAGCACTTATTGTCCCTACAAAAGGCGGCGCACAGATCAACGCGGATGCCATGAAAACGTCATCCGGCGCGTTAAACTTCCTGCCCGTTTGCCGCGAACCAAATCTGTACGAAACGCTACAATATCTCCGCAACAGTGGTTTACAGATCATTGCCTGTACGGAAAAAACAGAAAAGTCATTGTATGAAATTGATTTCTCGATCCCGACAGTGATCATTATGGGTTCCGAGGAAGATGGTATTTCAAAGGAATTTATTCAGCTGGCAGATTCAGGAGCAAGAATTCCACTGAATGGGCAAGTAGAGTCGTTGAATGTTTCCGTGGCTAGCTCGATTGTGCTTTATGAGGCTGTTAGGCAGCGGACAAAAATTTGA
- the mnmA gene encoding tRNA 2-thiouridine(34) synthase MnmA yields the protein MSKHGRILVAMSGGIDSSLAAVMLHEQGYEVIGMTMKTWDYASSGGTKKETGCCSLDSINDARNIAVELGFPHYILDIRAEFGDYVIDHFTGEYLEGRTPNPCVLCNTHIKWDALLKRADRLDCEFIATGHYANMQFHDGRHYVSKGIDSWKDQSYVLWGVSQESLARTKLPLGYLHKSEIREMARERGFIDLVNKSESYEICFVPDNDYRGFLKRRIPGLEAEVAGGNFVFEDGTIVGKHEGYPFYTVGQRKGLGIALGKPAFVTEIRKDTNEVVLGDLPDLFRDGMYVSKLNLQKYASLEKPLETVTKVRYKHDGTPATIEQIEPDKIVAKFHDGVNGIAPGQAAVFYEGDDVVGGGWIMKSFRQ from the coding sequence ATGAGCAAACACGGACGCATTTTGGTCGCCATGAGTGGCGGCATCGACAGCTCGCTTGCAGCTGTTATGTTACACGAACAAGGTTATGAGGTCATTGGTATGACCATGAAAACCTGGGATTACGCCAGCAGCGGTGGCACCAAGAAAGAAACCGGCTGCTGCTCTCTTGACTCTATCAACGACGCCCGAAACATCGCGGTTGAATTGGGTTTCCCCCATTACATTCTGGACATACGCGCCGAATTCGGCGATTACGTGATCGACCACTTTACAGGTGAGTATCTCGAAGGCCGCACGCCTAATCCTTGTGTGTTATGTAACACTCACATTAAATGGGACGCGCTGTTAAAACGCGCTGACCGCCTGGATTGCGAATTTATCGCGACAGGACATTATGCCAATATGCAATTTCACGATGGCCGTCATTATGTTTCCAAAGGCATTGACAGCTGGAAAGATCAGAGTTACGTGCTTTGGGGTGTTTCGCAGGAAAGCCTGGCCCGCACAAAATTGCCATTGGGTTATCTGCATAAATCAGAAATTCGTGAAATGGCACGCGAAAGAGGTTTTATTGATCTGGTCAACAAATCAGAAAGCTATGAAATCTGTTTCGTGCCGGATAATGATTACAGAGGGTTCCTGAAAAGAAGGATTCCGGGTCTGGAAGCAGAGGTTGCTGGTGGAAACTTCGTTTTTGAAGACGGCACAATCGTCGGGAAACATGAAGGTTATCCGTTTTATACTGTGGGTCAGCGCAAGGGATTAGGCATTGCATTGGGTAAACCTGCATTTGTCACGGAAATCAGAAAAGATACAAATGAAGTCGTTCTGGGAGATCTGCCTGACCTTTTCAGGGATGGCATGTATGTCAGCAAACTGAATCTGCAAAAATACGCTTCCCTCGAAAAACCGCTCGAAACAGTCACAAAAGTGCGCTACAAACACGACGGAACGCCGGCAACCATTGAACAAATCGAGCCGGATAAAATCGTTGCTAAATTCCACGACGGCGTCAACGGCATCGCGCCAGGGCAGGCTGCAGTGTTTTATGAAGGGGATGATGTTGTTGGCGGCGGCTGGATTATGAAGAGTTTCCGGCAGTAA
- a CDS encoding T9SS type A sorting domain-containing protein, with translation MTTLVVCGPFFENIVTKDYLLLPPITSSSFMKKPLLLIFFVIIANSFSVKAACTVGDLISQWAIDNFSKNYPGCTEVTNGFNISGVNITNLDGLLGVTSIGGLTISDNPRLTDLSGLSMLKSSGALNIVNNPMLADLSGLSQLETVGYIDIENNSSLVNLSGLGNLVKVGNFRVVFNAALTSVAGAGKLTAVDGNMSIGGNPLLENLSGLENITSVGDALMISLSDKMKDVSGLIGLKALGGFLYIGNNLLLSDLSGLANLLEINGYIKLENNPALTGLAGLDNISSSGISFLQIFNCTNLSVCGVKSICTYLNGLSNNLPVQLEGNASGCQTKAEILNSNVCQEILPVNLISFSGKSTLEGNQMTWTTTWEQNNAGFHIEKSANAIKFDQIGFVDGAGTSNRSNTYSFTDVAPEKVTYYRLKQVDLDNSSSYSRIIVVKRTENKQLSKEITVYPNPSTGQLFVKASNDNLRYSIQTLNGETIKEGSVVSNKPIATSSLQNGLYLIKVGKEVMKVVVNN, from the coding sequence GTGACAACTTTAGTTGTATGTGGTCCATTTTTTGAAAATATTGTAACCAAGGATTACTTATTACTCCCGCCAATCACTTCTTCCTCTTTTATGAAAAAACCTTTACTGCTGATTTTTTTTGTAATAATAGCAAATTCATTTTCCGTCAAAGCAGCCTGCACCGTTGGCGATCTGATATCTCAGTGGGCTATTGATAATTTCTCCAAAAATTATCCGGGTTGTACGGAAGTAACCAACGGTTTTAACATTTCAGGTGTTAACATCACTAACCTTGACGGTCTGTTGGGAGTGACATCAATTGGCGGATTGACCATCTCCGATAATCCAAGGCTTACGGACCTTTCCGGACTATCAATGTTGAAAAGCTCTGGGGCTTTAAATATTGTGAATAATCCAATGCTCGCGGACTTGTCCGGACTATCACAGCTGGAAACTGTGGGCTATATAGATATCGAAAACAATTCGTCGCTGGTTAATCTATCTGGCCTTGGGAACTTAGTCAAGGTGGGAAATTTTCGCGTCGTTTTCAATGCTGCCTTAACTAGCGTGGCGGGTGCGGGCAAATTAACTGCTGTCGATGGTAACATGTCAATTGGTGGTAACCCTTTATTAGAAAATCTCTCAGGATTGGAAAATATTACCTCTGTAGGAGATGCTTTGATGATAAGTCTTAGTGATAAAATGAAAGATGTCTCTGGTCTAATCGGCTTGAAAGCACTTGGGGGGTTTTTGTATATTGGTAATAATCTTCTGCTTTCAGATTTGAGTGGCCTAGCCAATCTTTTAGAAATCAATGGTTACATTAAATTGGAAAATAACCCTGCTCTGACTGGTCTGGCGGGCCTGGACAATATCAGTAGTTCAGGAATATCATTTTTGCAAATTTTCAACTGCACTAATCTCTCAGTTTGCGGAGTGAAGAGCATTTGCACTTATTTGAATGGGCTGTCTAACAATCTGCCAGTACAGCTTGAGGGAAATGCGAGCGGTTGCCAAACCAAAGCGGAAATTCTCAATTCCAATGTTTGCCAAGAAATATTACCCGTGAATCTCATCAGCTTTTCAGGCAAAAGCACGCTCGAAGGGAATCAAATGACCTGGACAACGACCTGGGAACAGAACAATGCTGGATTTCACATTGAAAAAAGCGCAAATGCAATAAAATTTGATCAGATCGGATTTGTGGATGGTGCTGGCACCAGCAATCGTAGCAATACCTATTCTTTTACGGATGTTGCTCCTGAAAAAGTCACATACTACCGTCTCAAACAAGTGGACTTGGATAACTCGTCCTCGTATTCAAGAATTATAGTGGTAAAACGAACGGAGAATAAGCAACTTTCCAAAGAGATAACTGTTTATCCAAATCCCTCAACAGGGCAGCTTTTTGTGAAGGCCAGCAACGATAATCTTAGGTATAGCATTCAGACATTGAATGGGGAAACTATAAAAGAGGGTTCAGTAGTGAGCAACAAACCTATCGCAACGAGCAGCCTGCAAAATGGTCTTTATCTGATCAAGGTGGGTAAGGAAGTAATGAAGGTCGTTGTGAATAACTGA
- a CDS encoding SDR family oxidoreductase — protein MIHTEGMLRDDALKNKTIIVTGGGTGLGKSMASYFLKLGANIVICSRRLEVLEKTAKELEETVGGSVLAIECDVRKPEQIENVIAKAIEKFGNVNGLVNNSAGNFISPTERLSYKAVDVVVDIVLRGTYYFTLALGKYWIENNIKGTVLNISTTYAWTGSGWVVPSAMAKAGVLAMTKSLAFEWADHGIRLNAIAPGPFPTKGAWERLFPEELAKKFSFENRIPLERVGDHQELANLAAYLMSDFSAYMTGEVITLDGGEVLSAGQFNFLKEVTDDQWDVLEDQIKNANRASKKPE, from the coding sequence ATGATCCATACGGAGGGAATGTTGCGCGATGATGCGCTGAAAAATAAAACGATCATTGTTACCGGGGGCGGCACGGGACTGGGAAAATCCATGGCCAGCTATTTCCTGAAACTGGGCGCTAACATTGTGATTTGCAGCCGACGTCTTGAAGTCCTTGAAAAAACGGCAAAGGAGCTAGAAGAGACCGTTGGCGGAAGCGTCTTAGCCATTGAATGTGACGTACGTAAACCGGAGCAAATCGAAAATGTGATTGCAAAAGCGATTGAGAAATTCGGAAATGTGAATGGCTTGGTCAATAATTCTGCTGGTAATTTTATCAGCCCTACCGAAAGGCTTTCCTATAAAGCCGTGGATGTGGTTGTCGACATTGTTTTGCGTGGGACTTATTATTTCACGCTCGCTTTGGGTAAATATTGGATTGAAAATAACATTAAGGGGACGGTTCTAAACATTTCGACAACGTATGCATGGACAGGTTCGGGCTGGGTGGTCCCTTCTGCTATGGCAAAAGCAGGCGTGCTTGCCATGACCAAATCGCTGGCTTTCGAGTGGGCGGATCACGGGATCAGGCTGAATGCCATTGCACCAGGGCCATTTCCTACAAAAGGAGCGTGGGAGCGGCTTTTTCCCGAAGAACTCGCCAAGAAATTCTCTTTCGAAAACCGCATTCCCCTGGAGCGTGTGGGCGATCACCAGGAACTGGCCAATCTTGCGGCTTATCTGATGTCCGATTTTTCAGCTTATATGACGGGCGAGGTGATAACCCTGGATGGAGGTGAAGTTTTGTCCGCCGGACAGTTCAATTTTCTGAAAGAAGTCACTGATGATCAGTGGGATGTCCTTGAAGATCAGATTAAAAATGCCAACCGTGCGAGCAAGAAACCAGAATAA
- the mobA gene encoding molybdenum cofactor guanylyltransferase: MTLYGLAVCGGKSSRMGSDKSQLQYFGIPQADRVVNILSPLCEKVFLSCNREQSTISGAHRIIIDSPEYEDIGPMASLLSAFKIYPDADFLIAGCDYPFLTTEVLRDFLLSIPEGSVAAALYNTDEQYEPLLAWYAKESAPMLLNRFECGKFSLQHFLREINACKYIPGSENVMLSVDTPEAYDRAKDLLNVHEEK; the protein is encoded by the coding sequence ATGACATTATATGGTTTGGCAGTATGCGGAGGTAAAAGTTCCCGGATGGGTTCTGATAAAAGCCAGCTGCAGTATTTCGGAATTCCGCAGGCTGATCGTGTCGTAAACATTTTGTCACCGCTTTGCGAAAAAGTGTTTTTGTCCTGCAATAGGGAGCAATCCACTATTTCCGGAGCACATAGAATTATAATAGATTCACCTGAATATGAAGACATTGGCCCGATGGCTTCTTTGCTTTCTGCGTTCAAAATTTACCCTGACGCAGATTTTCTGATCGCAGGCTGTGACTATCCGTTTCTCACTACGGAAGTCTTACGCGATTTTCTATTGTCTATTCCCGAAGGTTCGGTTGCCGCTGCATTGTATAATACGGATGAGCAATATGAGCCGTTACTGGCCTGGTACGCAAAGGAGTCCGCGCCTATGCTTTTGAATCGTTTTGAATGCGGAAAATTCAGTTTACAGCATTTCTTAAGGGAAATAAATGCTTGTAAATACATTCCTGGCTCGGAAAATGTAATGCTTAGCGTGGATACGCCTGAGGCTTATGATCGGGCTAAGGATTTACTTAATGTTCATGAAGAGAAATAA
- a CDS encoding DNA alkylation repair protein, with protein MMNQVKDIMNQLAELGSEQTLKTFRNHGGVEPMYGVKIGDMKPILKKHKNNHQLALELYKTGNSDVMYLAGLMSNPSLLTPEVLDEWVERAPWHMISEYTVAWNAAESPYGFEMARKWIESDKELIAGAGWSALGCLMALTPDERIDKEEVDQLLDRVENQIPDAPNRVRYVMNGFIIAVGSYYKPSAEKALEIANRVGKVSVNVGNTACKVPYAPDYIRKVWDTGRLGAKRKEVRC; from the coding sequence ATGATGAACCAGGTGAAGGACATAATGAACCAGCTGGCGGAGCTCGGCAGCGAACAAACCCTGAAAACTTTCCGGAATCATGGCGGCGTCGAGCCTATGTATGGCGTGAAAATCGGTGATATGAAGCCGATATTGAAAAAACACAAAAACAACCACCAACTCGCACTGGAGCTTTACAAAACCGGCAATTCGGACGTTATGTATCTGGCTGGACTAATGTCAAATCCGTCGTTGCTGACACCGGAAGTACTGGACGAATGGGTTGAACGTGCGCCGTGGCATATGATCAGCGAGTACACCGTCGCGTGGAACGCTGCGGAGAGTCCATATGGCTTTGAAATGGCCCGGAAATGGATTGAATCTGATAAAGAACTGATTGCAGGCGCAGGTTGGTCGGCACTGGGTTGCTTAATGGCACTTACGCCGGATGAGCGGATTGATAAAGAAGAAGTTGATCAGCTCCTGGACCGCGTTGAGAACCAAATTCCGGATGCGCCGAATCGTGTCCGGTATGTAATGAATGGCTTTATAATTGCTGTCGGATCCTATTATAAGCCGTCGGCTGAGAAAGCATTAGAGATTGCAAACAGGGTCGGAAAAGTGAGTGTCAATGTGGGTAATACGGCCTGCAAAGTGCCCTATGCGCCCGACTATATTCGAAAAGTTTGGGATACGGGCAGGTTAGGGGCAAAAAGAAAAGAAGTGAGATGCTGA
- a CDS encoding GWxTD domain-containing protein gives MKQIPEAQVRPTQQSAPINEELSLIAIQSKYLLKDTTQTKIYLYVDAFKGKNPISPADFIKLYNLNYVIYSDYGTRDRFGYGNVKLDSSNVSQAGQKIVISYEIKSPDKEYGVLLSEISQTGTLKKVLNDLTIRFKKQGVNQTYGVYTASSSQPLQRHYINTNEPFTLKRATGGSEQLHVFYYNHDFEAAGSPMNIAPKNVSKSLEVDSSFTISSDQQLAFTKEGLYNIFADTTQSEGLGILVVNERFPKMTRPQNLLGPLLYMSTNNEINEIKKAEDYKKALDKYWLTLMNGNAPLAQQSIRSFYGRVEEANQLFTTYKEGWKTDKGMIYIVLGPPDKVQRSKDREVWTYDQRGNAQNVNFTFNRKNNQFVDDHYELVRYAEYQPIWYPVVEAWRNGSIR, from the coding sequence ATGAAGCAAATTCCGGAAGCCCAGGTTCGCCCCACACAGCAATCCGCGCCAATTAACGAAGAACTTTCCCTCATTGCCATTCAAAGTAAATATTTACTGAAAGACACCACGCAGACCAAAATCTATCTTTACGTGGATGCTTTCAAAGGCAAAAACCCGATTTCCCCTGCTGATTTTATCAAGCTTTACAACCTCAATTACGTCATTTACTCGGATTACGGAACGCGTGATCGCTTCGGCTATGGCAATGTGAAACTGGATTCTTCCAATGTTTCCCAAGCTGGCCAAAAGATCGTGATCTCGTACGAGATTAAGAGCCCGGATAAGGAATATGGCGTTCTATTGAGTGAAATAAGCCAGACGGGAACATTGAAAAAGGTTCTCAATGACCTCACTATCAGATTTAAAAAGCAGGGCGTTAACCAAACATATGGCGTTTATACTGCCAGCAGCAGCCAGCCATTGCAACGTCATTATATTAATACTAATGAGCCATTTACCTTAAAAAGAGCAACTGGCGGAAGCGAGCAATTGCACGTGTTTTATTACAATCATGATTTCGAGGCGGCAGGATCGCCTATGAACATTGCGCCTAAGAATGTAAGCAAATCCCTTGAAGTTGACAGCTCATTCACAATCAGTTCGGACCAGCAGCTTGCATTTACAAAAGAAGGCTTGTACAACATTTTCGCGGACACAACACAATCGGAGGGTCTAGGCATACTCGTTGTAAATGAGCGCTTTCCAAAGATGACACGCCCGCAAAACCTGCTCGGACCGTTGCTTTACATGAGCACCAACAACGAAATTAACGAGATTAAAAAAGCAGAAGATTACAAAAAAGCGCTTGACAAATACTGGCTGACATTAATGAATGGAAATGCTCCTCTGGCGCAACAATCCATCCGTTCATTTTACGGCCGCGTTGAGGAAGCAAATCAGCTTTTTACTACATATAAAGAAGGGTGGAAAACAGATAAAGGAATGATTTACATCGTCCTGGGCCCACCGGATAAAGTTCAACGCAGTAAGGATCGGGAAGTTTGGACCTATGATCAACGCGGCAATGCGCAGAACGTCAATTTTACATTTAATAGAAAAAACAATCAATTTGTGGATGATCATTATGAACTGGTTCGCTATGCGGAATACCAGCCCATTTGGTATCCAGTTGTAGAAGCATGGAGAAACGGCAGTATACGGTAA
- the fdhD gene encoding formate dehydrogenase accessory sulfurtransferase FdhD, producing MKRNNNMEISAIAQQRIRVITSSDGQDAEDDLAVEEPLEIQLAFAESGKKIKKSISVTMRTPGDDDELAVGFLFTEGIITEKSQVKAVETDVLDENKVIVNLAHDFVPEINSLERNFYTTSSCGVCGKASIDAIKTVSVYQNEDNALLVTKHVIFSLKDKLNVQQNIFESTGGLHASALFDPNGNFITLREDVGRHNALDKLIGHALLNDLLPLANKILLLSGRASFELIQKAGMAGIKIVAAIGAPSSLAVKLAEESSITLIGFLKNDKFNIYSGFDRISAL from the coding sequence ATGAAGAGAAATAATAATATGGAAATCAGTGCGATAGCGCAGCAACGCATTAGAGTGATAACCAGCAGCGATGGTCAAGATGCGGAAGACGATCTGGCTGTTGAAGAGCCGCTGGAAATTCAGCTTGCATTCGCTGAATCCGGCAAAAAAATAAAAAAAAGTATTTCCGTGACAATGCGCACGCCGGGTGATGATGACGAGTTGGCGGTTGGTTTTCTCTTTACCGAAGGGATCATTACTGAAAAAAGTCAGGTTAAGGCGGTAGAAACTGATGTTTTAGACGAAAATAAAGTGATCGTGAATCTGGCGCATGATTTCGTTCCGGAGATTAATTCGCTGGAAAGGAATTTCTACACCACTTCCAGCTGCGGCGTTTGCGGGAAAGCGAGCATTGATGCGATCAAGACGGTTTCTGTTTATCAAAACGAGGATAATGCATTGCTTGTGACTAAGCACGTTATTTTTTCATTGAAGGACAAGCTGAATGTGCAGCAAAATATTTTTGAAAGCACCGGCGGACTGCATGCCTCAGCACTTTTTGACCCGAATGGAAATTTTATCACATTACGCGAAGATGTGGGCAGGCACAATGCTTTGGACAAATTAATCGGCCACGCGTTGCTCAATGATCTGCTTCCACTCGCCAACAAGATCCTGCTTTTGAGCGGACGGGCCAGTTTTGAGCTGATTCAAAAAGCAGGAATGGCTGGCATTAAGATCGTTGCGGCCATTGGCGCGCCTTCCAGTCTGGCCGTGAAGCTTGCCGAAGAGAGCAGCATTACGCTTATTGGCTTTTTAAAAAATGACAAATTCAACATTTACTCAGGTTTCGACCGGATTTCAGCATTATGA
- the fdhA gene encoding formaldehyde dehydrogenase, glutathione-independent: MCQNHGVAYIKPGEVEIQEIEYPKLALGDRKCEHGVILKIVSTNICGSDQHMVRGRTTAPAGLVLGHEITGIVIEAGRDVEYIKVGDLVSVPFNIACGRCRNCKVGQTGICLNVNPARPGAAYGYVDMGGWVGGQAEYVMVPYADFNLLKFPDKDQGMAYIKDLTLLSDIFPTGFHGAVMAGVGPGSIVYVAGAGPVGLACAASCHLLGAAVVIVGDMIRERLDQAKSFGCETIDLTRDTPLEQAIAAIIGVPEVDCFVDCVGFEARGHGANSGTELPATVLNTAMAITRAGGAIGIPGLYVTGDPGAKDKAAQEGSLSIRIGLGWAKSHSFYTGQCPVMKYHRSLMNAILYDKIKIAKAVNVEVISLQDAPRGYKDFDKGAAKKFVIDPHNMIMN; encoded by the coding sequence ATGTGTCAAAACCACGGTGTCGCCTACATAAAGCCGGGCGAGGTTGAAATTCAGGAAATTGAGTATCCCAAACTGGCTTTGGGCGACAGGAAATGCGAGCATGGAGTGATTTTGAAAATTGTATCGACTAACATTTGCGGAAGCGACCAGCATATGGTCCGCGGACGGACAACAGCTCCTGCGGGATTGGTTTTAGGTCACGAAATCACCGGCATTGTGATTGAAGCGGGCAGGGACGTGGAATACATTAAGGTGGGCGACCTCGTTTCGGTTCCGTTCAACATTGCCTGTGGAAGGTGCCGCAATTGCAAAGTGGGGCAGACCGGAATTTGCCTGAATGTAAATCCAGCCCGCCCCGGCGCGGCTTACGGCTATGTGGATATGGGCGGCTGGGTAGGCGGCCAGGCCGAATATGTGATGGTTCCTTATGCCGATTTTAATCTGCTTAAATTCCCGGATAAGGATCAGGGAATGGCTTATATTAAGGATCTTACATTGCTTTCTGATATTTTTCCAACTGGGTTTCACGGTGCTGTCATGGCCGGAGTAGGGCCAGGTTCTATTGTATATGTGGCCGGTGCCGGGCCGGTGGGACTCGCTTGCGCAGCTTCCTGTCATTTGTTGGGGGCCGCGGTTGTAATTGTGGGTGATATGATCCGGGAAAGGCTGGATCAGGCGAAAAGCTTTGGTTGTGAGACCATTGACTTGACCCGAGACACACCACTCGAACAAGCCATAGCTGCCATTATTGGCGTTCCGGAAGTGGATTGCTTTGTGGATTGTGTGGGTTTTGAAGCCCGTGGGCACGGAGCCAATTCTGGAACTGAGCTTCCTGCAACTGTTTTGAACACCGCAATGGCCATTACACGCGCTGGCGGTGCCATTGGAATTCCTGGTTTATACGTAACGGGCGACCCTGGCGCGAAGGACAAGGCGGCCCAGGAGGGCAGTTTGAGCATTCGGATCGGGCTAGGCTGGGCCAAATCACATTCCTTTTATACAGGGCAATGTCCTGTGATGAAATACCATCGTTCGCTGATGAATGCCATTTTGTATGATAAGATCAAAATCGCGAAAGCGGTGAATGTGGAGGTGATCAGCTTGCAGGATGCACCGCGTGGCTATAAGGATTTTGATAAAGGTGCAGCCAAAAAATTCGTGATCGATCCGCATAATATGATCATGAATTAA
- a CDS encoding DUF7009 family protein: MKIRIQRNSVRFRLSRTDIEKLSSEGYMEEVTPFGPTRFIYAVKKSTDVPGLSAEFGNGKILLHIPASWTDGWADNNVVGHDGNMSFGNNESLKLLIEKDFKCLDNVTDDQSDNYENPAKTC, from the coding sequence ATGAAAATACGCATTCAACGCAATTCCGTGCGTTTCAGATTGAGCAGGACCGACATTGAAAAGTTGAGTTCGGAAGGTTATATGGAAGAAGTGACGCCATTTGGTCCTACCCGATTTATTTATGCTGTAAAAAAATCAACGGACGTTCCTGGGCTTTCCGCTGAATTCGGGAATGGCAAAATTTTATTGCACATTCCGGCAAGCTGGACCGACGGGTGGGCAGATAACAATGTGGTTGGTCACGATGGAAATATGTCTTTTGGCAATAATGAAAGTTTGAAATTATTAATTGAAAAAGATTTCAAATGCCTGGACAATGTTACTGATGATCAATCGGATAACTATGAAAACCCCGCAAAAACCTGCTAA
- a CDS encoding aspartate carbamoyltransferase catalytic subunit, with the protein MTKLSVRHLLGIKNLNENDIHTILDTATQFKDVINRPIKKVPSLRDITIANVFFENSTRTRLSFELAEKRLSADVVNFSASGSSVKKGETLLDTVNNILAMKVDMIVMRHSSPGAPHYLSTRIPANVVNAGDGTHEHPTQALLDAFSMREKLGDLTGKKVAIIGDITHSRVALSNIFCLQKLGAEVMVCGPSTLIPKHLDELGVKISHNVKEALQWCDVANVLRIQLERQQIKYFPSLREYSLYYGINKAMLDDLNKEIVLMHPGPINRGVELSSDAADSSHSIILNQVENGVAVRMAVLYLLAQQ; encoded by the coding sequence ATGACAAAACTTTCGGTCCGGCACTTACTTGGAATTAAAAACCTGAACGAGAATGACATTCATACCATCTTAGACACGGCAACGCAGTTCAAGGACGTCATTAACCGGCCCATCAAGAAAGTCCCATCGCTCCGGGATATTACCATAGCAAACGTTTTTTTCGAAAATTCGACCCGTACACGGTTGTCTTTTGAGTTAGCCGAAAAGCGTCTTTCTGCTGATGTAGTTAATTTTTCAGCCTCGGGAAGCTCGGTAAAAAAGGGTGAAACGCTGCTGGATACGGTCAATAATATCCTCGCCATGAAAGTGGATATGATCGTGATGCGTCATAGCAGCCCGGGAGCGCCACATTACTTGTCTACGCGCATTCCCGCCAATGTTGTGAACGCGGGCGACGGCACGCACGAGCATCCTACGCAAGCATTGCTCGATGCTTTCTCGATGCGCGAGAAGCTGGGCGATCTTACCGGAAAGAAAGTGGCCATCATTGGCGACATCACCCACTCACGGGTTGCGCTTTCCAACATTTTTTGTCTGCAAAAATTAGGAGCAGAAGTTATGGTTTGCGGCCCGTCTACATTGATTCCCAAGCATCTGGACGAGTTGGGCGTCAAGATAAGTCACAACGTAAAGGAAGCATTACAATGGTGCGACGTCGCTAATGTGCTCCGCATTCAGCTGGAACGTCAGCAGATCAAATATTTTCCGTCATTAAGGGAATATTCACTCTATTATGGCATTAATAAGGCGATGCTGGATGATTTGAATAAAGAAATTGTCCTGATGCACCCTGGCCCAATCAATCGTGGAGTTGAGCTTTCCTCCGATGCGGCCGATTCCAGTCATTCTATTATTTTAAATCAGGTTGAAAACGGGGTCGCCGTGCGGATGGCAGTGCTTTATCTGCTCGCACAGCAGTAA